The Rubricoccus marinus nucleotide sequence GTCCTCGGAGGAGGAATCGGAATCCTCATCCTTCCGGCTGCGGCCCCGACGCGAGCGGCCAGAGTCCTCGTTGGAGTCGTCGTCGCTCTTGGAACGGCTGCGGCGTGAGCGGCCCGAGTTCTCGCCAGAGGCGTCGTCCTCACTGTCCGAGCGAGAGCGGCGCGAGCGCGGCTCGTCGTCCTGCTCTTCCTCCTTCGGCGCAGAGCGCCGCGAAGAGCGGCTGGGCGTCGAGAGGTCGATGGTGTGCTTGGCGGCGTGCGAGACGGGCTTCGCTTCCGCGGCGGGCTCGTCGGCCTCTGGCGCGGGGGCGTCCTCGGTCTTCTTCCGCGAGCGCGTGCGCTTCGGCTTCTCGGCCTTCTCCTCGGCTCCAGAGTCATCGCCAGAGGCCTCTGGCGTCTCGTCCTTCTTCTTGCGCGAGCGGCTGCGGGTGCGCTTCGGCTTCTCGTCCTCCGAGGCCTCGTCGGCCTCACGCTTCTCGTGGTCGGACTTCTCCTGCTTCGGCGTGCGGACGCGGCCCTTGGGCTTCTCGTCGGCTTCGTCGCCGGAGGCGTCGTCCGCTTCCTTTGCCTTGGACCGGCTGCGGGTGCGCTTCGGCTTCTCCTCCGAGGCGACCTCATCGTTGGACTCGTCGGCCTTTTTCTTGGAGCGGCTACGCGTGCGCTTGGGCTTCTCAGCCTCTGGCGCCTCGTCGGCATCGTTCGCGTCGGCGCCAGAGGCGTCGTCGGGCGCATCGGCCTTCTTCTTGCGCAAGCGGGTGCGCTTGGGCTTCTCCGCCTGCTCGTCGGAGGCAGCCTCTTCAGCGCCGCCGTCTACGTCCTCCTTCTTCTTGCGCGAGCGCGTCTTGCGCTTCGGCTTCGGCGCCTCCTCGGCCTCTGGTGCGTCGCCGTCGGTCTTCGGGGCGTCGTCCTCCGCGGGCGCGTCGTCGGTTTTCTTCTTGGAGCGGGTGCGCGTGCGCTTCGGCTTCTCGGCCTCTGGCGCCTCGTCGGTGTCCTTGTTCTCGTCGCCAGAGGCGGGCTCCGGAGCGGGCTTGGGGGCCGGCTTCGGGCGGACCGAGCCGGACTTCTGCGTCAGGTCGATCACGTGCGGCAGGCGGCGTTCCTCCTGCTCCTCCTCTTCCTCGGTCTTGCGGCCGTCGCGGCCACTGCCTCCGCGCCGTCCCCGTCCGCCACGGCGGCGGCGGCGGCTCCGCGAGCGGCCCGTGCGGGCGGTTTTGGACTCGTCGGCGGCGTCCTCGACCTCGAGGGTTTCCTCCACGTCGGGCTCGCTCTCGTCGTCGGCGACACGCTTCTGCGGCGCCTTCGCGAGGATGGGGGCTTCCAGGCCGGGCACGTCCTCGCCGGCCATGACGAACAGCTGCGGCGCGTTCTCCGTCAGGTCCGAGAAGTGCAGGAACGCGTCCTGCTTCTGCCCGATGTCGACAAACGCGGCGTGGATCTGGCCCATCACCTTGGCGACTTTGCCCAGGTAGATGTTGCCCAGCGTGCGGACGTTATCGGGGTGCTCGACGTACAGCTCGGCCAACTGGCCGTCTTCTACAATCGCGATGCGAGCGCGGTCTTTGCTCGCGTTGATGACGATCTCCTTCTTCATGGAGGTGTGGGTGGCGTCTGCGGCGCACGCGGACGGGCGCTCCGCCAGAGGCGGAATGCGGGGCCTCTGGCGCGAGCAGTGTGCTCGCGGCGAGCGGTCCGTTCATGGAGAACGGTCCGGTCGCGGAGGCGGCCGTCGGGGCCGGGGACGCAGTGGAAGGCCTGGGGCGGACGGCGCGGCGCCCCACGGCGGCACGCGCGATCCAGCCGGTCAGCGCGCTCAGGAGGAGCGCGCCGAGGAACAGGCCGAAGTCGGGGGAAAGGGGGGAGCGCATGGGATGGGACCGCATCGCCCAGGGTGGGCGGCTCCAGAGGAGCGGGGCGGCGCCAGAGGCGTCCTGACAGTCTGTGGGGAGCCCGGCGCGTCTTCAACACAAAACCATAGCGCGCGGGGCTCGGTAAGGGAAGCTACGGGGCGGCAGGCCCGAGAACGGCCGCGATCCGTGAGACGCGTCGTATCCGCGCCGTCTTCCCCATTCTCGCGGCTCCGTATCGCGAACCTCGCCCGTCGGACTCCGTTCGAATCCGACGCGCCTGATTCCAGGTGCCTCTCTGTTTTGTTATCTGCGGCCCCGCCTTGTCGGGATGAGTGGGCCGCCCGCCTCCTTTCCCCAACGATGGCCCAGACCCCCACCCAGACCCCCGCCGGAAGCGCTGCCGACGCGAAGCCCAAGCAGGCCGCCGGCCTCGCAGGCGTCGTCGCCCTCGATTCCGGTATCTCGTTCATCGACGGCGCCAAGGGCGAGCTGCTCTACCGCGGCTACGAGATCAGTGACCTCGCGAAGAACACGGACTTCGAGGAGGTCGCGTACTTGCTGTGGAACGGGGACCTCCCCTCGCAGAGCGAGCTGAACGAGCTCCAGAGCCAGCTCCGCGCCGAGCGCGCGCTGCACCCGGACCTCCTCGACCACCTCCGGCACCACACGCCCGAGAACACGAACCCGATGGCGGCGCTCCGCACCGCCGTCTCGATGCTCGCGCACTACGACGAGGAGGCGGATGACATGAGCCGCGAGGCCAACGTCCGCAAGGCTGTCCGCCTTACGGCCAAGATGCCGACCATCGTGGCCGCGTTCGACCGCATCCGCAAGGGCAAGGAGCCTGTGGCCCCGAGCGGCGAGGGATCTGCCGCGGCCGACTTCCTCTACATGCTCAACGGCGAGAAGCCGGGCCCGAGCGCGGAGGCCATCATGGACGCCGCCCTCGTGCTCCACGCTGAGCACGGCCTGAACGCGAGCACGTTCGCCGCCCGCGTGATCGGCGCGACGCTGAGCGACATGTACTCCGCCATCACCGGCGCGATTGGCGCGCTGAAGGGGCCGCTCCACGGCGGCGCCAACATCAAGGTGATGGAGATGCTGCTCGACATCGACGAGAAGGGCGCCAACGCGACGGACTACATCGACGACATGCTCTCCCGCAAGGAGAAGGTCATGGGCATCGGCCACCGCGTCTACACCGCGCTCGACCCTCGTGCGACGATCCTCCGCGACATGTTGGAGGACCTCTCCGACGAGAAGGGCGACCGCAAGTGGATGGAGATGAGCGACACCATCCGCCAGCACGTCCTCGACGCCAAGGGCCTCAACGCCAACGTCGACTTCTACTCGGCAAGCGTCTACTACCTCCTCGGCATCGAGACCGACCTCTACACGCCGATCTTCGCCCTCAGCCGCATCACCGGCTGGACGGCGCACCTCTTGGAGCAGTGGGAGGACAACCGCCTCATCCGCCCCCGCGCGGGCTACAACGGGCCGAAGGGCCTGACGGTCACGCCTCTGGCGGAGCGGTAGAGAATGCACGCCGCCAGCCTTTGGAGCGCCTCCGGCGCCAGAGGCCGAGCGACGGCAGCGCCTGCGGGGCGCGGGGCTTCGGCTTCGCGCCCCGTTTCTATTCGCGCCTCTGGCGCCAGAGGCGCAACGGGGACTCGTCGGTGCGCGGCTACGAGGATTCCACCAGAGGCCTCTGGCGCACGCCGCGCGGCCCCGTCGTACCTTCGCGGGGCACGTCCGGCGGCACTCCCCGCCGAACTTTCACTCTGGAGTGAAACCTGGCACACCGGTCCGGGTTGCTCTATTCCGCCGGTTAATCCCCCCTTTTCGGTATGGCCACCGCCGTTCAAGACGCTCCGGGCACGCTCGCCTACACGCCCAAGCCCGTACAGAGCTACAAGATGCGGGTCGGCATGTTTGCCTGGATCCTGCACCGCCTCACCGGGCTCGCGCTCGTGGGCTACCTCGTAGTCCACATCTGGGGCCTCAAGGCGATCACCAACCCCGAGGCGTACAACGCCCTGATCGCGAGCTACCACGCGCCCATATTCAAGGTGGGTGAGTTCTTGCTCCTCGGCGCGGTGATCTACCACGCCCTCAACGGGATGCGGATTGTGCTCATCGACTTTGTGGGCTGGAGCCCGAACCAGAAAAAGCTTTTCTGGTCGCTTGGCGCCATCGCCGCCGTCCTTTTCGCCGTCGGTGGGTACCCCTCCATCGCCGCCCTCGTCGACCACTTCACCACCGGCTGAGATGGCTAGCAAGTACGGCGCCACCGCCCGATCCAGCGCCTTCCAGTGGTTCCTCCACCGGATCACGGGCACCTTCCTCGTCTTTCTGCTCATCACCCACTTCTGGGTGCAGCACTACGACCGCACAACGGCCAGCATCTCGCACTCGGTCGTCACGGCCGAGGAGGCAGAGGCCGGCATCGGCCCACTTTACACCGACGAGGCCGCGGCCGCCGTCCGCGCCTTCAAGGAGCGCGAGGGCACCGCGACGCCAGAGGCCCCGCGCACCGTCCCGGCTCAGAGCGAGCGCTTCGGCGAGCGTGAGGGCGACGCCCCCGGCCCGACGCACCCGCCCGGCGAGAACGCCTCCGTCACGTCCTACGACGTGCTGATGCTTCGACTCGCGGACCCCGTCTACGCTGGGCTCTGGAAGGCTTTCAACCTGCTCTTCCTGGCCTTTGCTCTGCACCACGGCTTCTACGGGCTCAACAACGTCATCACCGATTACGTCCGCAACGACATGCTGCGGGTCGGCCTTGCCGCGCTGTCCTGGACGGTCGCGCTTGTGCTCTTCCTGATCGGTGCCTACTCCGTCATCGTCGCTGGCCTCTAGCGCCAGAGGCGCCCGGAGCGCTTTCCCCTCGCCTCTGGCGACCCTAAACCCATGACCTTCTCCCACGACATCGTCATCGTCGGCGCCGGAGGCGCCGGACTGATGGCCGCGCTCTACGCCGCCGAAGGCGGCGCCGACGTCGCCGTCGTTTCCAAGCTCCACCCGCTCCGCTCGCACACGGGCGCCGCGCAGGGCGGCATCGGCGCCGCGCTGGGCAACGAGGAGGAGGACAACTGGCTCTGGCACGCCTTCGACACCACGAAGGGCTCGGACTATCTGGGCGACCAGGACGCCATCGAGCAGATGTGCCAGGACGCGCCGCGCACCATCATCGAGTTGGAGCACTACGGCGTGCCGTTTAGCCGCACCAAGGCAGGCAAGATCGCGCAGCGCCGTTTTGGCGGGCACACGCGCAACTTCGGTGAGGCCCCCGTCCGCCGCGCGTGCTACGCGGCCGACCGCACCGGCCACATGATCCTGCACACGCTCTACGAGCAGTGCGTCAAGAAAAACGTCAACTTCTACGACGAGTACCAGGTGCTCGATCTCATCCGCGACGGCGACGGTCCCGTGGCAGGCTGCGTGGCCTATGAGATCCTGACCGGCGAGGTCCACACCTTCCACGCCAAGATCACCTGCTTCGCGACGGGCGGCTACGGCCGCGCGTTCAAGACGACGAGCAACGCCCACGCCGGAACCGGCGACGGCTTCGCGATCGCGCTCCGCGCAGGCCTCCCGCTGGAGGACATGGAGTTCATCCAGTTCCACCCCACGGGCCTCTACCGCCTCGGCATCCTCATCACCGAGGGCGCCAGAGGCGAGGGCGGCATCCTCCGCAACTCGGAGGGGGAGCGGTTCATGGAGCGCTACGCGCCGACGGTCAAGGACCTCGCGCCGCGTG carries:
- a CDS encoding citrate synthase, whose product is MAQTPTQTPAGSAADAKPKQAAGLAGVVALDSGISFIDGAKGELLYRGYEISDLAKNTDFEEVAYLLWNGDLPSQSELNELQSQLRAERALHPDLLDHLRHHTPENTNPMAALRTAVSMLAHYDEEADDMSREANVRKAVRLTAKMPTIVAAFDRIRKGKEPVAPSGEGSAAADFLYMLNGEKPGPSAEAIMDAALVLHAEHGLNASTFAARVIGATLSDMYSAITGAIGALKGPLHGGANIKVMEMLLDIDEKGANATDYIDDMLSRKEKVMGIGHRVYTALDPRATILRDMLEDLSDEKGDRKWMEMSDTIRQHVLDAKGLNANVDFYSASVYYLLGIETDLYTPIFALSRITGWTAHLLEQWEDNRLIRPRAGYNGPKGLTVTPLAER
- the sdhC gene encoding succinate dehydrogenase, cytochrome b556 subunit, producing MATAVQDAPGTLAYTPKPVQSYKMRVGMFAWILHRLTGLALVGYLVVHIWGLKAITNPEAYNALIASYHAPIFKVGEFLLLGAVIYHALNGMRIVLIDFVGWSPNQKKLFWSLGAIAAVLFAVGGYPSIAALVDHFTTG
- a CDS encoding succinate dehydrogenase — translated: MASKYGATARSSAFQWFLHRITGTFLVFLLITHFWVQHYDRTTASISHSVVTAEEAEAGIGPLYTDEAAAAVRAFKEREGTATPEAPRTVPAQSERFGEREGDAPGPTHPPGENASVTSYDVLMLRLADPVYAGLWKAFNLLFLAFALHHGFYGLNNVITDYVRNDMLRVGLAALSWTVALVLFLIGAYSVIVAGL